The Gouania willdenowi chromosome 7, fGouWil2.1, whole genome shotgun sequence genome includes a window with the following:
- the LOC114466656 gene encoding amphoterin-induced protein 3 yields MTCGLPPRLFLLLISLLQDSEETCPSMCLCISDTISCSSSGLSRIPTSIPTFFTTLDLSHNHFSWLGPGNFNRMPQLENVLMSHNQISSLGHGVFRNASSIRHIDLSSNKLRVVEQHYFEGLWRLEELLLYNNRITQVEASTMSGLSSLKKAYFSLNQITHFPFFSIQDHSHPFLSMLDLSSNRMSRLPWEDVKALPGLLQRGLYLHNNSLICDCTMYSVFWHWDLRGYNSIKDFTEEHTCTISGDPKASIQFLKQNRFFFNCSLEKVVSQTVTVLLSSVLVSEGEGIRLDCQTSLNSTNLSFTWLSPSRGSITKSSVNDTQITLFPNGTLEIQAVKSNDSGLYMCTAVDFKQALNATREVNVTVQLPQTESFNTGYTTLLGCVVTLVLILMYLYLTPCQCNCCKPPRPAGIPIVAYDPSSLSSVFLSTSRKPSKPFINKHVAFMEPTDEEGADGTLES; encoded by the coding sequence ATGACCTGTGGGCTACCTCCACGCCTCTTCCTGCTACTGATTTCTCTCCTCCAAGACTCTGAGGAGACCTGCCCATCCATGTGCCTCTGCATTTCTGACACCATCAGCTGCAGCTCCAGTGGTTTGTCCAGAATACCCACGTCCATCCCTACGTTCTTCACCACCCTTGACCTCAGCCACAATCACTTCTCCTGGCTGGGTCCAGGTAACTTTAACAGGATGCCCCAGCTAGAAAATGTACTAATGTCCCACAATCAGATCAGCAGCCTCGGACATGGGGTGTTTCGCAATGCCTCAAGCATCCGGCACATCGATCTGTCCTCCAACAAGTTACGAGTGGTGGAGCAGCACTATTTTGAGGGGCTGTGGAGGCTAGAGGAGCTTCTTCTCTACAACAACAGGATCACACAGGTAGAAGCCAGCACAATGAGCGGTCTGAGCAGCTTGAAAAAAGCCTATTTCAGCCTAAACCAGATCACACACTTCCCATTCTTCTCCATTCAAGACCACAGTCATCCATTCCTGAGCATGCTGGATCTCTCATCCAACAGAATGAGTCGTTTGCCATGGGAAGACGTGAAGGCCTTGCCGGGGCTGCTCCAGCGAGGACTCTATCTGCACAACAACTCTCTCATCTGTGACTGCACCATGTACAGTGTGTTCTGGCACTGGGATCTGAGGGGTTATAACTCCATCAAGGACTTTACAGAGGAACATACCTGTACCATCTCTGGAGACCCAAAAGCCTCCATTCAGTTTTTGAAGCAAAAccgtttttttttcaactgttcatTAGAAAAAGTCGTCTCACAAACAGTGACCGTCCTCCTTTCCAGCGTGTTGGTATCTGAGGGCGAGGGAATACGTCTAGACTGTCAAACTTCATTAAACAGCACAAACCTCTCATTCACGTGGCTTTCTCCGAGCAGGGGGTCCATTACCAAGTCCAGTGTaaatgacacacaaattacactaTTTCCAAATGGTACGCTAGAGATCCAGGCAGTCAAAAGCAATGACTCAGGTCTATACATGTGCACAGCAGTGGATTTTAAACAAGCATTGAATGCAACACGAGAGGTGAATGTGACAGTGCAGCTACCTCAAACAGAGTCATTCAACACGGGTTACACCACCCTACTGGGCTGTGTGGTTACCCTTGTGCTCATCCTTATGTACCTCTACTTGACTCCCTGTCAATGCAACTGCTGCAAACCGCCCAGGCCTGCAGGTATCCCCATTGTGGCCTATGACCCCAGCAGCCTGTCTTCTGTGTTCTTATCCACCTCTAGAAAACCTTCCAAGCCCTTTATCAACAAGCATGTAGCATTCATGGAGCCTACAGATGAAGAAGGAGCTGATGGGACGCTGGAAAGTTAA